The genomic region CCGGCGAGGTCGGCGCAGACCAGGCGCTGACGTTTCTGCGCGAGGTCGACGCGATCAACATGCGCCGTCGCCAGCGCGTGATCGATCTTGCGCGTGAGGAGCTCGGCAGCCTGATCGGGCGCAACATCACCGTGTTGGGCGCGGCGTTCAAACCGAATTCCGACGACGTGCGTGACTCGCCGGCACTGGCCGTGGCCGGCCAGCTCAACCTCGCCGGAGCAAGCGTGCGCGTCTACGACCCGCAAGGCATGGACAACGCCCGCAAGGTCTTCCCCACACTCGACTACGCCACCAGCCTCGAAGACGCACTAACAGGGGCGGAACTGGTCATCCTGGCCACCGAATGGAACGAGTTCAAGCAGATGGACCCGAAGTGGGCGGCAACACTCGTCGCTAAGCAACTGCTTATCGACGGCCGAAACGTCCTCGACGTCACCGACTGGCAAAACGCTGGCTGGAAAATTCAAGCTCTAGGCCGAACGCAAACCCCTATCTCGGGATTGCATGGGAGATAACGCTTTAGGACAATCCGGCTAGGTGGCCACTGACACGAACTGTTGCTAGCAGTGCAACCAGGCATTTTTAGTTCTGGAGACGTTAATTTCCTAAAAAGGTAGGACTTAGACGTGTAGGGCAGAGACATTCCCGGAACCATTCAGGGATTCTTCTTCGTTTGGTCCCGGGAATCTAGGCCCGCTCTGTTAACGCACAGTGAGTTTAAACTCCCACGTCTTCAGCACCTTTTCATTCTCCCTATCGACCACGTCTAGCCGCACCTTCCATGTCGCTGCGTTAAAGCCGCAGAGAAAATCAAATTCTCCAGTGTGGTCGTCTACCTCCGTCGTCTTGAATAGCTTGTAGTTCGAGCTTTTACCAGCTAATGACAGATTCAGACGCGTACCAGGTGTGGCGACTCCCCTGAAACGCACCTTGCCCTTCTTGACCGACGCAGGGGGAATTGCCGGGTCCAGCAGGTACAGGAACGGAGTCTTGGGATCAAACAGGGTGCTATTAGTCTTGACGATTTCGCGTTTCAGCTTATCGATCTCAGCATAGAGCTCACGAATTCGAGTGACTTCTGGCATGGCCCTACGCCAGGTCAAGCCCAACGTAGGTTTAGCAGTACGCTGATAGTTCTGCCAGTCGGTCAACCCTTCAACGTCTAGCGCAAACTCGTCAGCTAGTTGGTCATCAACGTCCGACCATTCTTGAATCCTCTGTTGACGTTCCTCATAGGAGCCATCAGCTTGGCGGTGAACCGTATAAAGGAAGTTCCTGCCCTTCCCAAGGACCGACTTCGACTGATACCCGAAACGCTTTGCGTTGAATAGCGCCTTCGTGTGGTTGTGCCAAATGACCCGTCGGATTTCTGCGAGATTCCCGTAGTAGTAAGTATTACTCGTCTGGTTCGGGGACGTCCAGTCACCATAGGCCTTGCCAGGGGCATCAAAAATGTAGCCTTCAGCTAGCGAAATCACCGCAGGTCGTCCACGGTCATCAATAGCGTCTAGGGCAGTCGTAAACGCTTCGCGGGACACCGCATCGTCATCGTCGATCCGGATAGCTAGTGCCCGTTGATCATCCCCGACTACCGACCGCACCGCATTCAAACCCGCACGGTTCGCTTCAATTGAGGTCCGCACGAACTGCAGATGAACTTTATCAGTGCCACCCGCTTCGTCGATCGCAGTACGCAAAGATTCCAGCGCGTCAGCCGGCATGTCTTCGTCGAGAAGTATGAACCAGTGAAACTCATACCCTTCGGATGCTTGGAGCACGCTCGGCAGGGTTACCGACTTGAAAAGACCGAGTCGAGGAACCCACCAGTCAAGATCGAAGATTCCAATCCCACACTTAGTAAGCGCGATTACGGGAACCATTTTGTCCATACTAAAACCCTTCTCTGAACAATTAATTTCTAGTTATTGTCACGGTTGGATTCCTGTGCTGGGCCAATCCGTTCGGAGTTCTGGACTGGCATCTCCAATTGCGCGGGGATAGAGCTTACAGTCTTCAATTCGAAGCCGAGTTGCCCTCGACCAAGATTCGGCTCCGTTGACCTTCTTAAGGAAGTTAAGCTCCACGAGCACCTCATCTTGCGGCGAGATGTTGTCAATTGAAAAGCTGACGGGGACACCTTTCTCCGCTCCATCAATGGTGAAACGCTGTTCTCCATTGATCTTGACGCCCCAGTTGAAATAGCCCTTCCCAGAAGCGCTTCCATAGGGCACCAAAACCCGAAAGAGTAGAGTCCCAGTCTCCTTTACGGGCGCAAACTTAATCTGCATCCCCGCACCTGGGCCTACCTGGGACTGCGATAGCCTGCACTCCCCCAAGGGCTGAAGTTCCTGCTGATTACCCTTGCCATCGAAAGTGGTAACCGTGTCGAGCATCCGGGATGCCGGAAAGCGCAGATCGCGCCAATCTTGGTAGAGCGTCTGCGATGAATTAACCGGAAGCCAATTTAGCTCGGGCGCATTCCTGTCGATTAGATCGCGAATGACGAGCCCCTCTGTGAGCTCCTCTTCAGCGAAAGAGCTCATCAAATCAAGGATCCGCCGGTTAGCAGCAGGAATCCACGTATCGAACGCTGCATCGAGCTCATTGTTAATCTCTCCGAGCCACTTGCCGTGTCTCAGCTCCCAGTACATCATGAGCTGCTTGGCGTAGCCGTGAAGAGTAGAGCTATACCCCAGGACATTCATTCGTTCTTCAACATCATCCGGAAATTCACTCTGAACTTTGGAAAGACGACGGTCAAACCCAGTACCGAGATGAACAATACGCGCAAGCTCGATGGCGTTTCCTCTAATGTTCAGCCAGCTCCCATTCGAAAACTTTTCGCGGTAGGAAGCAACCAGGTGCTGGCCATGCTCACCGTAGGTGTTTTTTCGAAGCAGACCAGCTAATTCACTGCTGACCTCTGCTCGTTTCGCTACGTCGAAAAAGGTATGTTCCTTGAAACGCACTGATTCGAGGATGCTCCGGACGATGCGATCGTCCGCAAGCATTGTGCGCCGGTAAAAGGTACCTCCAGTGCGGCTATTTTCACGTGATGGCAGTCCATAGGTATAGCCATTCATCTTGTGCCAATACGGCTTGGCCATGGCGAGGACTAG from Corynebacterium fournieri harbors:
- a CDS encoding glycosyltransferase, with translation MVPVIALTKCGIGIFDLDWWVPRLGLFKSVTLPSVLQASEGYEFHWFILLDEDMPADALESLRTAIDEAGGTDKVHLQFVRTSIEANRAGLNAVRSVVGDDQRALAIRIDDDDAVSREAFTTALDAIDDRGRPAVISLAEGYIFDAPGKAYGDWTSPNQTSNTYYYGNLAEIRRVIWHNHTKALFNAKRFGYQSKSVLGKGRNFLYTVHRQADGSYEERQQRIQEWSDVDDQLADEFALDVEGLTDWQNYQRTAKPTLGLTWRRAMPEVTRIRELYAEIDKLKREIVKTNSTLFDPKTPFLYLLDPAIPPASVKKGKVRFRGVATPGTRLNLSLAGKSSNYKLFKTTEVDDHTGEFDFLCGFNAATWKVRLDVVDRENEKVLKTWEFKLTVR